CGATTCGCCTCAAGGGCGAGGGCGATGCCGAAAGCCGCGTGCTCAACGAGGCGCGCGCGCTGTGGACGCGGCCCAAGTCCGAACTCAGTGACGAGGACTACACCGGCTTCTACCAGCACATCGCGCACGACTTCCAGCCGCCGCTGGCCTGGGCACATCACCGCGTCGAAGGCAATCTGGAATACACCTCGCTGCTGTACATCCCGGCGCAGGCACCGTTCGATCTGTACAACCGCGAACAGCAGCATGGCGTGAAGCTGTATGTGAAGCGCGTGTTCATTCTCGACCGCGCCGACGAACTGCTGCCGAACTACCTGCGTTTCGTGCGCGGTCTGGTCGATACCGCAGACCTGCCGCTGAACGTCTCGCGCGAGATCCTGCAATCCAACCGCGTGGTCGACAAGATCCGCAGTGCGCTGGTCAAGCGCGTGCTCGATCTGCTGGACGATATGGCCGAGAAGCGGCCCGAGGACTACGCCAAGTTCTGGACGCAGTTCGGCCGCGTGCTCAAGGAAGGCGTGGTCGAAGATCCGGCCAACAGCGAACGCATCGCCAAGCTGCTGCGCTTCAACTCCACGCAGGACAGTGCCGCGCAGACGGTGACGCTGGCCGACTACGTCTCACGTATGCCCGAAGGCCAGGAGAAAATCCTGTATCTCACCGGCGAGTCGCTGCCGGCGCTGAAGAACAGTCCGCATCTGGAAGGCTTCCGCAAGGCCGGCTACGAAGTGCTGCTGCTGGCCGACCGCGTCGACGAATGGGTGGTGACCCACCTCACCGAGTTCGACGGCAAGCCGCTCGAATCGGCCGCACGCGGAGACGCGGAAGCGGCCGGCAAGATCGAGACGCCGGACAAGGCGCGCTTCGAGGCCGAGTTCGCCGAGGTCGTCGGCAAGCTGCCGGAGGCGCTCGGCGGGCGCATCGAATCGGCGCGCCTGTCGGCACGCCTGACCGAATCGCCGTCCTGTCTGGTGGTTCCGGAGAACGGCATGTCGCGCCAGCTCCTGGAAATCCTCAAGCAGGCCGGAGAAGCCGCGCCCGAGACCAAGCCGATCCTCGAAATCAATCCCGAGCATCCGCTGGTGGAGCGGCTCAAGACGGCCGACGGTGAAGGCTTCGGCGACCTCGCCGAGGTGCTGTTCGGTCAGGCGGTGCTGGCAGAGGGCGGTCAGCTCGACGATCCCAGCGGCTTCGTCAAGCGCCTCAACAAGCTGATCCTGCAGCAGACCGAGAGCCGGCTCATTCTGTAGGGAAGACGCGGGGCCCGCCCGGCGGGCGGCGAATCGAGTTCAGCGATCGTCGCCCGCCAGCGGGCCCGCCGAGTCGCCATGCGGCTGCGTTCTCAAGCGATGAAGCAGGCGTTGCGGGTCGGCGTCCGCAATGAGTAGGGCGCGGTGCGCCGGCTTCAGAAACCGCTCCGCGACAGCGTGATCGAGAAAACGCAGCCACGGCGTGAAGTACCCGGCCACATTGAGTAGGCCGCAGGGTTTGGCGTGTATGCCCAGTTGCGCCCAGGTCAGGACCTCGGTGAGTTCCTCCAGCGTGCCCATGCCACCGGGCAGGGCGACAAAGGCGTCAGCCCGGTCAGCCATGCGCTTCTTGCGCGTGTGCATCGAGTCCACGACCTCGAGCTCGGTCAGCCCGGTATGCGCCACCTCCTTGTCGACCAGCACACGCGGAATCACGCCATGGACCTTGCCGCCGCGCTGCAGTGCGGCATCTGCAATTACTCCCATCAGGCCGACCCGCGATCCACCATAGACAAGTTCCAGGCCTTGTTCGGCCAGCGCGGCGCCGATGGCGATTGCGGCTTCTCGATAGTCGTCACGAGCGCCGATACTGGAGCCCAGAAATACGCAGACGCTTCTCATCTGATTCCTCTTCGTACTGCGCGGCTTGTTCCTATTCGGCCGCGCCTTTCGGAGTGGCCGGCCGTGCCGGCACCCCCACATTGCAAACCTCGATCTTGTCGGTCGATTCGACAAACCAGCCCAAATCCCGCGAACGGCGTAATTCGACATAGCGGTCGAAGGTCTCGGTGTCGGTGCGCAGCACTTCCAGCGGTGTGCGCGCGGCGGCCGGCAGCTCGGCGGCGATGCGCACCGAACGGATCCTCGGCATCGTCTGGTCTTCCTCGTAGAAGCCGAGCGTGCCGTGCCCGCGCGGCAGGGCGGAGAGGTATTCCATGCCCTGGAGTACCCGGCCGGCCAGGGTGATGTTGCGGTCGAGCTGGCGCGGCGAGTGGCCGATGACCACGTAGAGCTGGGAACCGCTGCCGCTGTCGGGCTCGGTGCCGCGCGCCACGCCGACCATGCCGTAGCAATGGGTCAGCCAGACCTCCTTGTGCTGTGCGTCGCGCGCCACCGGAAAACCGTCGATGTAGCCGACTTCAGCCGCGTAGACATCGCCGTCCGGCAGCGGCGTGAACGACAGTGCCTTGTCCCAGACCTTCGCATATTCGGCCGGCACGGACTTGTCCGCCAGCGCTTCCTGGCGGGCCTCGTCCGTGTCGGCATTGGGGTCGCCCCATTGCGTCACGTAGTTGTCCTGCACGCGGATGATCGACAGGCCGTCGTAATAGCCCTTGGCGGCCAGGGCCTTGATGTTGGCGACAGCGGCGGGTGCGAACACCGGGTTGAGTTCGATGATGACGCGCCCTGCGGCCAGCTCCATGTACAGCAGCTTGGTCGCGTCCGGCTGTCGCCAGTCCGACGGTCTTGCTGCGTCGAGCACCTCGGCCGAGGTCGCGGCCAGGGCCGAGCTCGCGCCGGCCAGACTGGCGAGCAGGGCGAGAACCGACAGTCGATACGTACGCGTTCGGCTGGACATCGGGCAAATCCGGTAGGAAGGTGTCACCACGCTAGCGTGTTCGCGCGCGGCCGTCACGGGGCGCATTCGACTTTGGTCGATCTGGTCATTGCGACGCGCGCGCGACAAGATGGCGGGCTTGCAATAATCGAATCAAAAACGACGCCGGAGGAGAGTTCAGGTATGAACGCGATCGTCTTGTTGGTGGTGGGGCTGGCCGTGATGCTGCTCGGCTATCGTTTCTATTCACGCTTTCTCGCCACGAAAATCTACAAGCTGGACGAGAACTTCCGCACGCCGGCGCACGAGTTCGAGGATGGTATCGACTACGTGCCGACCAACAAGTTCGTGCTGTGGGGACACCATTTCACCTCGGTGGCCGGAGCGGCGCCGATCGTCGGCCCGGCCATTGCCGTGATCTGGGGCTGGGTGCCGGCGTTCCTGTGGGTCGTGATCGGCACGGTGTTCATGGCCGGCGCCCATGACTTCGGCGCGCTGTGGGCCAGCGTGCGCAACAAGGGCCAGTCCATCGGTTCGCTCACCGGCACGGTGATCGGTGGGCGCGCGCGCAATCTGTTCCTGGTCGTGATCTTCCTGCTGCTGCTGATGGTCAACGCCGCCTTCGCCGTGGTCATCGCCAATCTGCTGGTGTCCACGCCGACCGCCGTGATTCCGGTCTGGGGGGCGGTGCTGGTGGCGCTGGTGATCGGTCAGCTGATCTACCGCGTGAAGATGAAGCTGCTGTGGCCGTCGATCATCGGCGTGGTGGTGCTTTACGGCATGATCCTGCTCGGCAGCGCCTACCCGATCGCCCTGCCGGACAGCGTGCTCGGCATGGGGCCGAAGTCGGTCTGGATCATCCTGCTGTTCGCCTATGCCGGCATCGCTTCGCTGCTGCCGGTGTGGGTGCTGCTGCAACCGCGCGACTACATCAACGGTCTGCAGCTGTTCGTGGGTCTCGGGCTGCTCTACGTGGCGGTGCTGATCTGCGCGCCCGAGGTGGTGGCGCCGGCGATCAATCACGCCGTGCCGGAAGGCACGCCCAGTCTGCTGCCGCTGCTGTTCGTGACGATCGCCTGCGGTGCCATCAGTGGTTTCCACGGGCTGGTGGCCTCGGGCACCAGCTCCAAGCAGCTCGACAAGGAAACCGACGCGCGCTTCGTCGGCTACTTCGGTTCGGTGGGCGAGGGCATGCTCGCGCTGGCCGCGATCATCTGCTGCGTCGCCGGCTTTCCGGACGTCGATGCCTGGTCCGGGATGTACAACAAGTGGCAGGGCGGCGGCGTCAATGCATTCGTGCAGGGCGGTGACGCGATTCTCACGCAGGGCCTGGGGCTGCCGGCCGATCTGGGCGCCACGGTGCTCGCGGTGATGGCGATCCTGTTCGCGGCCACCACCATGGATACCGGGCTGCGCCTGCAGCGCTATGTGGTGCAGGAGGCCGGCGAATTGCTGGGCCTCAAGGTCAACGGTCTGCTCGGCACGCTGATCGCGCTGGGTGTCTGTCTGGCCTTGTCCTTCGGCGCCGGCGCCGAGGGCTCCGGCGGCATGGTGATCTGGCCCTTGTTCGGCACCACCAATCAGCTGCTGGCCGGCCTGACGCTGGCGATCGTCTCGGTGATCCTGATCAAGCAGAAGCGCCCGGCGGTCTATACCGTGATTCCGCTGATCTTCGTGCTGGTGATGTCGGTCTATGCGCTGATCGTGCAACTCGGGCAGTTCTACGCGGCGCAGAACTGGTTGCTGCTGGGCATGGATATCGTGATTCTGATCGCGGCGCTGTGGGTCGCCCTCGAAGCGGCGGTGGCGATGCGCCGCGGCGTGGCAGAGAACGCGAGCTCGCCCGTGTGAACGAGCCGCCCGCCTGGCGCCGCTTCACCGCCGCGTTCGGCGCCGGTCTGCGTGATTTCTACGCGGTGCCGTATCGGCGAACCTTTGCCCGCGCGCGCCGCGACGAGGACGATTTGTTCATGCTGCTGGTGTTCGGCGAGGCCCTGGGCCTGCCGAATCCGGCGCAGTGGTACTGCCTGGAACTGATGCCGCTGCTGTACGAGCGTTTTCATGAGTGGCATCGCCGTATGGGCATGCCGCATTCGCCGCTGGATCACATCTCGTGCTGCTGACCCTGGCGCGCGAACGGCGCCTGTTGCTGGTGGGCGGCAAGGGCGGCGTCGGCAAGACCACGATCGCCGCCGCCACGGCGCTGGCGATGGCGCGCGAAGGGCGTCGCGTACTGCTGGTTTCAACCGATCCGGCCCACAATCTCGGCCATCTGTGGGGACGTTCGATCGGCCCCGATCCGGTGCGCGTGGAGGCCGGTCTGGACGCGGTGGAGCTCGATCCGCAAGCGGTGGCCGATGCGCATCTGGAGAGCGTGGGCAGGGAACTGCGCCGCTTGATGCCACCGCATCTGGCCGGCGAAGTGGACAAGCATCTGGCGCTGTCGCGCGAGGCGCCCGGTCTGCACGAGGCGGCGCTGCTGGAAAAGCTCGC
The sequence above is drawn from the Gammaproteobacteria bacterium genome and encodes:
- the htpG gene encoding molecular chaperone HtpG, which produces MSAERHEFQAETRSLLRLMIHSMYSNKEIFLRELVSNASDACDKLRFLAIQQPELAGDGELAVELAIDKEAGTLTVRDNGVGMSRQEVIDNLGTIARSGTKQFMEQLSGDQAKDSQLIGQFGVGFYSAFIVADKVTVRTRRAGAEEAVVWESAGEGEYSLEACDKEDRGTEVVLHIRDDDKEFLEPMRLENVVRKYSDHIGLPIRLKGEGDAESRVLNEARALWTRPKSELSDEDYTGFYQHIAHDFQPPLAWAHHRVEGNLEYTSLLYIPAQAPFDLYNREQQHGVKLYVKRVFILDRADELLPNYLRFVRGLVDTADLPLNVSREILQSNRVVDKIRSALVKRVLDLLDDMAEKRPEDYAKFWTQFGRVLKEGVVEDPANSERIAKLLRFNSTQDSAAQTVTLADYVSRMPEGQEKILYLTGESLPALKNSPHLEGFRKAGYEVLLLADRVDEWVVTHLTEFDGKPLESAARGDAEAAGKIETPDKARFEAEFAEVVGKLPEALGGRIESARLSARLTESPSCLVVPENGMSRQLLEILKQAGEAAPETKPILEINPEHPLVERLKTADGEGFGDLAEVLFGQAVLAEGGQLDDPSGFVKRLNKLILQQTESRLIL
- a CDS encoding TIGR00730 family Rossman fold protein — encoded protein: MRSVCVFLGSSIGARDDYREAAIAIGAALAEQGLELVYGGSRVGLMGVIADAALQRGGKVHGVIPRVLVDKEVAHTGLTELEVVDSMHTRKKRMADRADAFVALPGGMGTLEELTEVLTWAQLGIHAKPCGLLNVAGYFTPWLRFLDHAVAERFLKPAHRALLIADADPQRLLHRLRTQPHGDSAGPLAGDDR
- a CDS encoding peptidylprolyl isomerase, whose translation is MSSRTRTYRLSVLALLASLAGASSALAATSAEVLDAARPSDWRQPDATKLLYMELAAGRVIIELNPVFAPAAVANIKALAAKGYYDGLSIIRVQDNYVTQWGDPNADTDEARQEALADKSVPAEYAKVWDKALSFTPLPDGDVYAAEVGYIDGFPVARDAQHKEVWLTHCYGMVGVARGTEPDSGSGSQLYVVIGHSPRQLDRNITLAGRVLQGMEYLSALPRGHGTLGFYEEDQTMPRIRSVRIAAELPAAARTPLEVLRTDTETFDRYVELRRSRDLGWFVESTDKIEVCNVGVPARPATPKGAAE
- a CDS encoding carbon starvation protein A yields the protein MNAIVLLVVGLAVMLLGYRFYSRFLATKIYKLDENFRTPAHEFEDGIDYVPTNKFVLWGHHFTSVAGAAPIVGPAIAVIWGWVPAFLWVVIGTVFMAGAHDFGALWASVRNKGQSIGSLTGTVIGGRARNLFLVVIFLLLLMVNAAFAVVIANLLVSTPTAVIPVWGAVLVALVIGQLIYRVKMKLLWPSIIGVVVLYGMILLGSAYPIALPDSVLGMGPKSVWIILLFAYAGIASLLPVWVLLQPRDYINGLQLFVGLGLLYVAVLICAPEVVAPAINHAVPEGTPSLLPLLFVTIACGAISGFHGLVASGTSSKQLDKETDARFVGYFGSVGEGMLALAAIICCVAGFPDVDAWSGMYNKWQGGGVNAFVQGGDAILTQGLGLPADLGATVLAVMAILFAATTMDTGLRLQRYVVQEAGELLGLKVNGLLGTLIALGVCLALSFGAGAEGSGGMVIWPLFGTTNQLLAGLTLAIVSVILIKQKRPAVYTVIPLIFVLVMSVYALIVQLGQFYAAQNWLLLGMDIVILIAALWVALEAAVAMRRGVAENASSPV
- a CDS encoding DNA helicase, with protein sequence MNEPPAWRRFTAAFGAGLRDFYAVPYRRTFARARRDEDDLFMLLVFGEALGLPNPAQWYCLELMPLLYERFHEWHRRMGMPHSPLDHISCC